AGGGTGAACCTACTGTGGATGAGCAGGATATCAGGATCTTCCAGCTCATTCTTTAACTCTTCTTTTAAGAACTCGTATGTCTCAATCGCCCTAGATACAGTGTTATGTACAACTAAAACTTTCTTACCTTCATTTAGAACTCTCTTAATTTCCTCTAGCACATTTACAACATCTCCCTCAATAATTTCGACATCTACTTCTCCCCTCGAAGGCTTATGTTCATCACTTGGATCAACATTAATGGTTTTTGCGTTTTTGGCTATCATATCTCTTAACTTTGAGGGCAAAGTTGCACTCATGATTACCACGGGAACATTAGCTTTTGCTAGAATATCTACAACTAAGGAAAGGAGACGTGGCATGTACATAGACTCGTCCTGGTACATGTGAACCTCGTCAAAGACAACCAAGGATTCTGCTATTGCTCCCGCTGGAAAAGTAAATCTATTCCCTACGGTTCTGTGAGCAGCCAGACCATATAGAAACGAGTCCCAAGTTGTCACAATTACCCAGCCGAGAAAGGCATGAGTTCTCTCGAGGCCATATTCAACAACTACAACTTTCTCTGCGTAATCTTTTGCCTCTTTCTCTGACATCCCACGAAGCTTCAAAGCTTCATATATTAACTTTTTAATCCTTTCAGCCTGCTTTTCAACAAGTGACCTAGTGGGGAGTACGTAAATTAGCCTTGCAACTGGCCAAGTATTGTTGTAAACTCCAAAGAGAAAAGGAATTATAGCAGCTTCCGTTTTTCCTCCTGCTGTCGGTACTTCGATAACTACTTTACCTCCCGTCTCCATTATTTGCTGTATTGCTTCCCATGCACGAACCTGATAATCATAGGGCTCAAAACCTGTTAACCTTTTAAAGAACTCTTTGATATCCATATCCCCAACACCTCCCCATCAAACTCTATTGCATCTTCAACCTCCGGAGCGGAATTAGTTCTTATATAGTACAAAGTTCTTCTATAACGACGTTCTTCGATTGGGAGATAGAATCGCTCTTCAGGAACCCCCCTTCCTCCAGAAATTCCTGAGTAATCTGGAGAAATCCTAACATCCTCATAGTAGATTTTTATCTTGCCCTTATTTTTGAGCCCCCTGGATAACAAATTAGATATCTCTTCATAGGGAGCTGAAAACGCCAAAGTAGCTGTTCTTTTCTTTGGCTTAATGAAGGATGCCCAGACTGGCGTTGCTAAGCTTTCTGTGTCTCCAATAGTATCAATGAGCATAGCAGCTTTTAGATAGCGTTCCCTTTCTTCCTCAGAGAGATCCCTAAATATATAAGCCACTAAGAGTTCTCTCGTAAATGTGTACTCTCTCCTCATAGCGTCACTTTTCGTCATTGCTTTTTCCCAATCCTCTTCCGTCTTGATTTTCTTTTCGTCTTTTATGGGCTCAAGATTCCTAAGCCTCTTTAGAAGAAAAGCAGTCTTAACAAGAGGTGTTCTTGGAGAAACATATATTGCTCTAATATTCACAAGCTTATTTTCTATCTCAGCTACTGCTTTTTTAGCAGCAGTATCTAGAGAAATACCCAAATATTTTTCTGGTTCAAGCATGATAAGTCCCTTTGCAAGTGCTCCCTTCAGTGCTGAGGGTGAAGGCAACAAAAGGGAAGTTCTAACTTGGTATGAACGCCTTGCTACCGAGAAAAATGGAAAACGAAGAAGAACTAGAAGAATGTCCATTCACTCTCTCCCTCCCAGTTCAAGTAGTTTGGCAACGAGTTCCTCTACTGATGAAACCCTAGTTGCTCCTTCTAGATTAACTCCATATGTGAACACATCAAGTTTGAAGCCTAGTTTCTCTGCGTTCCTTATAATTGACTGGTTAACTTCTATGTAATCCTCATAGA
The window above is part of the Pyrococcus sp. NA2 genome. Proteins encoded here:
- the cas5a gene encoding type I-A CRISPR-associated protein Cas5a, which gives rise to MDILLVLLRFPFFSVARRSYQVRTSLLLPSPSALKGALAKGLIMLEPEKYLGISLDTAAKKAVAEIENKLVNIRAIYVSPRTPLVKTAFLLKRLRNLEPIKDEKKIKTEEDWEKAMTKSDAMRREYTFTRELLVAYIFRDLSEEERERYLKAAMLIDTIGDTESLATPVWASFIKPKKRTATLAFSAPYEEISNLLSRGLKNKGKIKIYYEDVRISPDYSGISGGRGVPEERFYLPIEERRYRRTLYYIRTNSAPEVEDAIEFDGEVLGIWISKSSLKG